AATACCGGATAATTTTTAGTCCCCACATGTTCAAACATCCCAATAGAAACTATTCGATCAAATTTTTCAGCGATATCCCGATAATCTTTTAGTTTAATTTCGACAGGGAGATTGGCACAACGCTTACTCGCTAATTCCGCTTGATTGGATGAGATGGTAACACCAGTAACTTGTACGCCATAATTTTGAGCAGCAAATTGAGCAAAGCCACCCCAGCCGCAGCCAATATCAAGCACTTTATGGCCGGGAGAAAGTTTTAGTTTTCGACATATTAAATCAAGTTTATTTTCCTGCGCCTGATCCAGATCTGAAGCTTTATTCCAATAAGCGCATGAGTACATCATATATTTATCAAGTATGTGCTCAAAAAGATTATTACCCAAATTGTAATGCTTTCTGGCTACTTTAGTTGCTCTTTTTAGTGATTGCCGGTTAAATAATTTTGCAGCAAGCACCAGACATATGGAATTAATGTTGGTTTTAACTTTCTTTTCTCCGCCGAACTGAATAATTCGATATAAAAAATCATCCAGAGCCCGGCAATCCCACCAGCCTTCCATATAAGATTCACCCAAGCCCAAAGAACCGTCTTTTAAAACTCTCTTGTAAAATCGATTGTCATTAATCTGAATATCAAATGGGTTTTCTCCATTGACGGTAATTCCGGCTTCGGTTAATGTTTGTTCAATAAATGACTGACTATTCATGGTAGATTTATAAAACAATAGGTAATAGGTAAAAGTTTGACTTCAATTTGTATTTTAGACTATCGGCATATATCATAATTGTAAGCACCTTAACACTTATCAGTTTATATGAGATATGCCTAA
This genomic interval from Pseudopedobacter saltans DSM 12145 contains the following:
- the cfa gene encoding cyclopropane fatty acyl phospholipid synthase, producing MNSQSFIEQTLTEAGITVNGENPFDIQINDNRFYKRVLKDGSLGLGESYMEGWWDCRALDDFLYRIIQFGGEKKVKTNINSICLVLAAKLFNRQSLKRATKVARKHYNLGNNLFEHILDKYMMYSCAYWNKASDLDQAQENKLDLICRKLKLSPGHKVLDIGCGWGGFAQFAAQNYGVQVTGVTISSNQAELASKRCANLPVEIKLKDYRDIAEKFDRIVSIGMFEHVGTKNYPVFMDVVHRNLKNDGIFLLHSIGGNENRITTDPWIDRYIFPNSVIPSPSQVSAAFEKQFTLQDWHNFGHYYDDTLMEWLRKFKIAWPAIKNQYDDQFYRMWEYYLNICAASFRSGKNHLWQIVLTKQCYNINYQSVR